The Benincasa hispida cultivar B227 chromosome 11, ASM972705v1, whole genome shotgun sequence genome has a segment encoding these proteins:
- the LOC120089846 gene encoding protein NRT1/ PTR FAMILY 4.3-like, with the protein MEMERKRDFKGESHTIPSEDVSVDWRGRPSNPTSHGGMRAAAFVLGLQAFEIMAIAAVGNNLITYLINEMHFSLSKSANIVTNFVGTVFLLALLGGFLSDSYLGSFWTILIFGFVELSGFILLSVQAHVPQLKPPQCNMLLKSDECVEAKGVKALIFFVALYLVALGSGCVKPNMIAHGADQFSPQNSSQSKSLSKYFNAAYFAFSIGELIALTLLVWIQTHSGMDVGFGVSAAVMALGLIILVAGIFYYRNKPPQGPIFIPILQVFVAALLKRKQVCPSNSHMLHGSQTSNDKVALSSDSANLIPTQKFRFLDKACFKSQDGATKESPWRLCTPNQVEQVKILISVVPIFACTIIFNTILAQLQTFSVQQGSLMNTQLTKSFHIPPASLQSIPYIMLIFIVPLYDTFFVPFARKFTGHTSGISPLKRIGFGLFLSTFSMVSAAIMEKRRRDSAVNLNQTMSIFWITPQFLIFGLSEMFTAVGLIEFFYKQSVKGMQAFLTAMTYCSYSFGFYLSSLLVSMVNKITSSSSNGGWLHDNNLNKDRLDLFYWLLAALSFLNFLNYLFWSTWFDEHPSLSQKLQNDDNPHQGEDYCIHNFNSSKNNVDDYVP; encoded by the exons atggaaatggaaagaaagagagatttCAAGGGGGAGAGCCACACCATCCCATCTGAAGATGTCTCTGTTGATTGGAGAGGAAGACCCTCCAACCCGACGTCCCACGGCGGAATGAGAGCGGCCGCTTTTGTTCTCG GGCTGCAAGCGTTCGAGATAATGGCGATCGCTGCGGTTGGGAACAATCTGATAACATATCTGATAAATGAGATGCACTTTTCACTGTCAAAATCTGCAAACATAGTGACAAACTTTGTTGGGACAGTGTTTCTTTTGGCCCTTCTTGGTGGTTTCCTTTCTGATTCTTATCTTGGGAGCTTTTGGACCATTCTTATCTTTGGCTTTGTTGAACTTTCT GGATTCATATTGCTATCAGTTCAAGCTCATGTTCCCCAACTAAAGCCACCACAATGCAATATGTTGTTAAAGAGTGATGAATGTGTGGAGGCAAAAGGAGTAAAAGCATTGATATTCTTTGTAGCATTGTACTTAGTGGCGCTTGGGAGTGGCTGTGTGAAGCCCAATATGATTGCTCATGGAGCTGATCAATTTAGTCCACAAAATTCAAGCCAATCAAAGTCACTCTCAAAATATTTCAATGCAGCTTATTTTGCTTTCTCAATTGGAGAACTCATTGCACTTACTCTTCTTGTTTGGATTCAAACTCACTCTGGGATGGATGTTGGATTTGGTGTTTCTGCTGCTGTTATGGCTTTGGGTTTGATCATTTTGGTTGCTGGTATTTTTTACTACAGGAATAAACCACCTCAAGGACCCATTTTCATCCCTATTCTTCAA GTCTTTGTTGCTGCTCTTTTGAAAAGAAAGCAAGTTTGTCCTTCCAACTCTCATATGCTTCATGGAAGCCAAACCAGTAATGATAAAGTTGCCTTATCCTCTGATTCTGCCAACCTTATTCCCACTCAAAAGTTCAG GTTCTTGGATAAGGCTTGTTTCAAAAGCCAAGATGGGGCAACAAAGGAAAGCCCATGGAGATTGTGCACTCCCAATCAAGTTGAGCAAGTGAAGATATTAATTTCAGTTGTCCCAATATTTGCTTGCACAATAATATTCAATACCATATTGGCTCAGCTCCAAACATTTTCAGTTCAACAAGGAAGTCTTATGAACACCCAACTTACAAAATCGTTTCACATTCCTCCAGCTTCACTCCAGTCTATTCCTTACATTATGCTCATTTTCATTGTCCCTTTGTATGATACTTTCTTTGTCCCATTCGCTAGAAAGTTCACTGGCCACACCTCTGGAATCTCTCCCTTAAAACGTATCGGTTTCGGTCTCTTTCTCTCCACTTTTTCCATGGTTTCGGCAGCCATAATGGAGAAAAGGAGAAGAGATTCAGCTGTGAATTTGAACCAAACGATGTCAATCTTTTGGATCACACCACAGTTCCTTATTTTTGGGTTATCAGAAATGTTTACAGCAGTTGGACTCATTGAGTTCTTCTATAAACAATCGGTAAAAGGAATGCAAGCATTTTTAACAGCCATGACATATTGCTCATACTCATTTGGATTCTACTTGAGCTCATTATTGGTGTCAATGGTGAATAAGATCACATCAAGTTCCTCCAATGGAGGTTGGCTCCATGACAATAACCTAAACAAAGATAGACTTGATCTCTTCTACTGGTTGCTGGCTGCACTTAGCTTCCTCAATTTCCTTAACTATCTCTTCTGGTCGACATGGTTCGATGAACATCCATCTCTCTCACAAAAGCTACAAAATGATGACAATCCCCACCAAGGAGAAGACTATTGCATTCACAATTTCAATTCTTCCAAGAATAATGTTGATGATTATGTACCTTGA